The Mesorhizobium sp. B1-1-8 genome contains a region encoding:
- a CDS encoding response regulator produces MCPANRDDAPEKHLKPVDRSGGLLTDLSRVLVVGKSSINRVVVSKIVEKSGLKSISEPPETAAKALNSLVPGTIILDGGPDNKDCDRLMPDIDALRRASGKVLPSVILLSTRNGTPQSLGLSSMVDAVVAKPITPERLQPVIDRLVGRR; encoded by the coding sequence ATGTGTCCTGCCAATCGTGATGACGCTCCTGAAAAACACCTGAAGCCGGTGGACCGCAGCGGCGGGTTGCTGACCGATCTCTCAAGGGTGCTAGTCGTCGGCAAATCGTCGATTAACCGGGTCGTGGTCTCGAAGATCGTCGAGAAATCCGGACTGAAGTCGATTTCGGAGCCGCCCGAGACCGCCGCGAAAGCGCTGAACAGCCTCGTCCCCGGGACGATCATTCTTGACGGCGGGCCCGACAACAAGGATTGCGACAGGCTGATGCCGGACATCGACGCCTTGCGGCGCGCTTCCGGCAAGGTGCTGCCCTCGGTGATCCTGCTTTCAACCAGGAATGGCACCCCCCAGAGCCTCGGCCTGTCGAGCATGGTCGACGCGGTGGTCGCCAAACCGATCACGCCCGAAAGGCTGCAGCCGGTAATCGATCGGCTGGTCGGCCGGCGCTAA
- the edd gene encoding phosphogluconate dehydratase, with protein sequence MTARRDIEAITERIRQRSKAGREAYLGRIANASSRTANRAVLGCGNLAHGFAVCSPSEKVALGSDQVPNLGIITSYNDMLSAHQPFETFPALIKEAAREAGGIAQVAGGVPAMCDGVTQGQPGMELSLFSRDVIAMAAAIGLSHNMFDAAVFLGVCDKIVPGLVIAALTFGHLPAIFIPAGPMTTGIPNDEKAKIRQLYAEGKVGRAELLEAESKSYHGPGTCTFYGTANSNQMLMEIMGLHTPGASFVNPGTPLRDALTKEAAKRALAITAMGNAYTPVGRMIDERSIVNGVVGLHATGGSTNHTIHLIAMAAAAGIALTWQDISDLSEAVPLLARVYPNGLADVNHFHAAGGLGFLIRELLDEGILHEDVQTVWGEGLRPYAVEARLGADSSVVREAAPLESGDEKVLAPFKKAFQPTGGLKVLAGNLGHAVIKTSAVKPERRVIEAPAKVFDSQQGLNDAFKAGSLTGDFIAVIRFQGPKANGMPELHKLTTVLGILQDRGQRVALVTDGRMSGASGKVPAAIHVTPEAVEDGPIARIHDGDMIRLDADAGTLEVLVPGTEFALRRTADADLIGNEFGFGRELFAGFRQLVGRADHGAAAFGNA encoded by the coding sequence ATGACAGCCAGACGCGACATCGAAGCCATCACGGAACGCATCCGCCAACGCTCGAAAGCCGGACGCGAGGCCTATCTCGGCCGCATCGCCAACGCCTCCAGCCGCACCGCCAACCGCGCGGTTCTCGGCTGCGGCAATCTCGCCCATGGTTTTGCCGTCTGCAGCCCGTCGGAAAAGGTCGCGCTCGGCAGCGATCAGGTGCCGAACCTCGGCATCATCACCTCCTACAACGACATGCTGTCGGCGCATCAGCCCTTCGAGACCTTTCCGGCGCTGATCAAGGAAGCGGCGCGCGAGGCAGGGGGCATCGCCCAGGTCGCCGGCGGTGTGCCGGCAATGTGCGACGGCGTCACGCAAGGGCAGCCAGGTATGGAGCTGTCGCTGTTTTCGCGCGACGTGATCGCCATGGCGGCGGCGATCGGCCTATCGCACAACATGTTCGACGCCGCCGTCTTCCTCGGCGTCTGCGACAAGATCGTGCCGGGGCTGGTGATCGCAGCATTGACCTTCGGCCACCTGCCGGCGATCTTCATCCCGGCGGGGCCGATGACGACCGGCATACCCAATGACGAGAAGGCCAAAATCCGGCAGCTCTATGCCGAGGGCAAGGTCGGCAGGGCCGAACTGCTCGAAGCCGAGTCCAAATCCTACCATGGGCCTGGCACCTGCACCTTCTACGGCACCGCCAACTCCAACCAGATGCTGATGGAGATCATGGGCCTGCACACGCCCGGCGCCTCCTTCGTCAACCCCGGCACGCCGCTGCGTGACGCGCTGACCAAAGAGGCGGCGAAGCGGGCGCTCGCCATCACCGCCATGGGCAATGCCTACACGCCGGTCGGGCGTATGATCGACGAGCGCTCGATCGTCAACGGCGTCGTCGGCCTGCACGCCACCGGCGGCTCGACGAACCACACCATCCATCTGATCGCCATGGCCGCCGCCGCCGGCATCGCGCTGACCTGGCAAGACATTTCGGACCTGTCGGAAGCCGTGCCGCTGCTGGCCAGGGTCTATCCGAACGGGCTCGCCGACGTGAACCATTTCCACGCCGCCGGCGGACTCGGCTTTCTGATCCGCGAACTGCTCGACGAGGGCATCCTGCACGAGGACGTGCAGACGGTCTGGGGCGAAGGCCTGCGGCCCTATGCGGTCGAGGCCAGGCTCGGCGCCGACAGCAGCGTCGTACGTGAAGCGGCGCCCCTGGAGAGCGGCGACGAAAAGGTGCTGGCGCCGTTCAAGAAGGCGTTCCAGCCGACCGGCGGCCTGAAAGTGCTTGCCGGCAATCTCGGCCACGCCGTGATCAAGACCTCGGCCGTCAAGCCCGAGCGGCGCGTCATCGAGGCGCCGGCAAAAGTGTTCGACAGCCAGCAGGGACTGAACGATGCCTTCAAGGCCGGCAGCCTGACCGGCGACTTCATCGCCGTCATCCGCTTCCAGGGGCCGAAGGCCAACGGCATGCCGGAACTGCACAAGCTGACCACGGTGCTCGGCATCCTGCAGGACCGCGGCCAGCGCGTGGCGCTGGTCACCGACGGGCGCATGTCGGGTGCCTCCGGCAAAGTGCCGGCGGCGATCCATGTGACGCCGGAAGCGGTCGAGGACGGACCGATCGCCAGGATCCACGACGGTGACATGATCCGGCTCGACGCCGATGCCGGAACGCTGGAGGTGCTGGTGCCGGGGACGGAATTCGCGCTGCGGCGCACAGCGGACGCCGATCTCATCGGCAACGAATTCGGCTTCGGCCGCGAACTGTTCGCCGGCTTCCGGCAACTGGTCGGACGCGCCGACCACGGGGCGGCGGCGTTCGGCAATGCCTGA
- a CDS encoding SDR family oxidoreductase, which translates to MRLENKVAIVTGAASGFGEGMARRFAQEGARVVVADLNAKGAERVAEEIGGNAIWTQTDVSQRSEFDEMVYAAKSAFGRIDIMVNNAGYTHRNGDMLGVDEETFDLITAVNMKAIYHAALAVVPIMDRQGGGVILTTASTAGIRPRPGLTWYNASKGWAITATKSMAVELAPKNIRVNCLCPVAGETGMLEKFMGADTPEIREKFRASIPLGRLSTPLDIANAALWLASDEAAFITGVALEVDGGRCI; encoded by the coding sequence ATGCGTCTTGAGAACAAGGTCGCCATCGTCACCGGCGCGGCGTCCGGCTTCGGCGAAGGCATGGCGAGGCGCTTTGCGCAAGAGGGCGCGCGGGTCGTCGTCGCCGACCTCAATGCCAAGGGCGCCGAGCGCGTGGCGGAGGAGATCGGCGGCAATGCAATCTGGACCCAGACCGACGTTTCGCAGCGTTCCGAATTCGACGAGATGGTCTATGCCGCAAAGAGCGCCTTCGGCCGCATCGACATCATGGTCAACAACGCCGGCTACACGCACCGCAATGGCGACATGCTGGGCGTCGATGAGGAAACCTTCGACCTGATCACCGCCGTCAACATGAAGGCGATCTATCACGCGGCCCTCGCCGTCGTGCCGATCATGGACAGGCAAGGCGGCGGCGTCATCCTGACCACGGCGTCCACAGCCGGCATCAGGCCGCGGCCGGGCCTCACCTGGTACAATGCCTCGAAGGGCTGGGCGATCACCGCCACCAAGTCGATGGCGGTGGAACTGGCGCCGAAGAACATCCGCGTCAACTGCCTCTGCCCGGTTGCCGGCGAAACCGGCATGCTGGAAAAATTCATGGGCGCCGACACGCCGGAGATCCGCGAGAAATTCCGCGCCTCGATCCCGCTCGGCCGTTTGTCGACACCGCTCGACATCGCCAATGCAGCGCTGTGGCTGGCGTCCGATGAAGCCGCCTTCATCACCGGCGTGGCCCTGGAGGTCGACGGCGGTCGCTGCATCTGA
- a CDS encoding NAD(P)/FAD-dependent oxidoreductase: MPYQSPISPGRSWYEDTAGPRPEYPALDGDRSCDVVVIGGGFTGLSAAAHLAKAGTNVVLIDAYRFGDGASGRNGGQLGTGQRAWAEEMEAEYGFSRARALFDLAEEAKAHLLEFAAVNSIDIDYMPGQLSVAHKRRYVDDYKRHAEIMAERFSYPHISFMDAAETAERLGSTTYFGGTRDTGTGHIHPLKLVIGTAKVAAAAGAHLFEQTPSTGVTSAAGKVRVTTPKGTISAEKCLIAVNAYGGNLEPVSAAHIMPIGSFIGATVPLGAGSKVLPGGEAVDDSRFVVRYFRKSKDGRLLFGGREIYAVNDPKDIHIHIRRQIAELYPALKDVEITHGWGGYVGITVPRKPFVREVMPNVISAGGYSGHGVMLSNFFGKLYAETVAGNRDRLRLIEDLKIPAFPGGRRFRAPLLFLALNWFALRDRI; the protein is encoded by the coding sequence ATGCCCTACCAATCCCCCATCTCCCCCGGCCGTTCCTGGTATGAGGATACGGCCGGACCTCGTCCTGAATATCCGGCACTCGACGGCGACCGGAGTTGCGACGTCGTCGTTATCGGCGGCGGTTTCACCGGTCTTTCAGCCGCAGCGCATCTCGCCAAGGCCGGCACGAATGTCGTGCTTATCGATGCTTATCGCTTCGGCGATGGCGCTTCGGGGCGCAATGGCGGGCAGCTCGGGACCGGACAGCGCGCCTGGGCCGAGGAGATGGAGGCAGAATACGGCTTTTCCCGTGCCAGGGCGCTATTCGATCTGGCGGAGGAAGCCAAGGCACATCTCCTCGAATTCGCCGCCGTCAACAGCATCGATATCGACTATATGCCGGGCCAGCTGTCGGTGGCGCATAAGAGGCGTTATGTCGACGACTACAAGCGCCATGCCGAGATCATGGCCGAGCGTTTTTCCTATCCGCACATATCTTTCATGGATGCGGCGGAAACGGCGGAGCGGCTGGGCTCGACGACCTATTTCGGCGGCACCCGCGACACCGGCACCGGACATATCCACCCGCTGAAGCTGGTGATCGGCACGGCCAAAGTGGCGGCCGCGGCCGGCGCGCACCTGTTCGAGCAGACGCCGTCGACAGGCGTCACTTCCGCCGCTGGCAAGGTGAGGGTGACGACGCCGAAAGGCACGATCTCGGCGGAAAAATGCCTGATCGCGGTCAACGCCTATGGCGGCAATCTTGAGCCGGTAAGTGCGGCGCATATCATGCCGATCGGCTCCTTCATCGGCGCAACCGTGCCGCTCGGCGCCGGCTCCAAGGTGCTGCCGGGCGGTGAAGCGGTGGACGATTCCCGCTTCGTGGTGCGCTATTTCCGCAAGTCGAAGGACGGGCGCTTGCTGTTCGGCGGCCGCGAGATCTACGCCGTCAATGACCCGAAGGACATCCATATCCACATCCGCCGGCAGATCGCCGAGCTCTATCCGGCGCTGAAGGATGTCGAGATCACGCATGGCTGGGGCGGCTATGTCGGCATCACGGTGCCCAGAAAACCGTTCGTGCGCGAGGTGATGCCGAACGTCATCTCGGCCGGCGGCTATTCCGGCCATGGCGTCATGCTGTCGAACTTCTTCGGCAAGCTCTATGCCGAGACGGTCGCCGGCAACCGCGACCGGCTGAGACTGATCGAGGATCTGAAGATCCCGGCCTTCCCGGGTGGCCGCCGTTTTCGGGCGCCGCTGCTGTTTCTGGCGCTCAACTGGTTCGCGCTGCGCGACAGGATCTGA
- a CDS encoding SH3 domain-containing protein, translated as MNEPFSFGAPERRRFAMQFGYDVRPSFWQSVQSNSHLVIAAIGTAALLGVAAVALWLALPAKDRQAVASTAQSVPAIPVKTTKIAPAAASAAVSVAAAPQAARKADAVSPATAAREAAIPALAANDPRWTAPGADSAPAPAKAGAQPSDKAANQPTEQTAKSAAAAFAEAAAGNDASTALSEVAATAPTDGQPAEKKPDNRMDGAQTAAIPEAEPQVPAAQPAAAESNAKPNAQKASAASNGRILRPVTMRAGPKKGAAAIVTVPAKASVQVMSCNKWCEVVYNGKRGWVYKSYVKTGA; from the coding sequence GTGAACGAGCCCTTCAGTTTCGGCGCGCCGGAACGGCGGCGCTTTGCAATGCAGTTCGGCTATGATGTGCGCCCGTCCTTCTGGCAGAGCGTGCAGTCGAACTCGCATCTGGTGATTGCGGCGATCGGCACCGCAGCGCTGCTTGGCGTGGCGGCGGTGGCGCTTTGGCTGGCCCTGCCGGCCAAGGACCGGCAAGCCGTTGCAAGCACGGCCCAGTCTGTCCCGGCAATTCCGGTCAAGACCACGAAGATCGCTCCGGCCGCGGCGAGTGCCGCGGTTTCGGTGGCGGCCGCGCCTCAGGCTGCGCGCAAGGCCGATGCGGTTTCGCCGGCGACCGCGGCCCGCGAAGCCGCGATCCCGGCACTGGCAGCCAACGATCCGCGCTGGACCGCTCCGGGTGCCGACAGTGCGCCCGCTCCGGCCAAGGCTGGCGCTCAGCCGTCCGACAAGGCGGCAAACCAACCGACCGAGCAGACCGCGAAATCGGCCGCCGCGGCCTTTGCCGAGGCGGCTGCCGGAAACGACGCCTCGACGGCCCTGTCTGAGGTCGCGGCGACCGCACCGACGGACGGCCAACCGGCCGAGAAGAAACCGGACAACAGGATGGATGGCGCCCAGACGGCTGCCATCCCTGAGGCAGAGCCGCAGGTCCCGGCGGCCCAGCCGGCGGCGGCCGAAAGCAATGCCAAGCCGAACGCTCAAAAAGCAAGCGCAGCCAGCAACGGTCGCATTCTGAGGCCCGTCACCATGCGCGCCGGTCCGAAGAAGGGTGCCGCCGCCATCGTCACGGTGCCCGCTAAGGCGTCGGTGCAGGTGATGAGTTGCAACAAATGGTGCGAGGTCGTCTATAACGGCAAACGCGGCTGGGTCTACAAGAGCTACGTCAAGACCGGCGCCTGA
- the zwf gene encoding glucose-6-phosphate dehydrogenase — MTSQIIPVDPFDFIIFGGTGDLSERKLLPSLYYRQRDHQFCEPTRIIGTSRAKMSDEEFRAFAKQAISDHVKPADIDAKELQTFLARLSYVPADATTGTGFDKLRKAIGDSERIRAFYLAVAPALFGDISHQLKEHKLITPNSRIVLEKPIGRDLASARALNDAVGDDFHENQIFRIDHYLGKETVQNLMALRFANALYEPLWNSAQIDHVQITVAETVGLEDRVTYYDKAGALRDMVQNHILQLLCLVAMETPSSMDADAVRDEKLKVLRALKRINGNEAPKHTVRGQYRAGASSGGPVKGYVEELGKDSNTETFVAVKAEIGNWRWAGVPFYLRTGKRLATRVSEIVIEFKPIPYSIFGDSAGPIFANQLVIRLQPDEGVKQFIMIKDPGPGGMRLRQISLDMSFAQSFDGRAPDAYERLIMDVVRGNQTLFMRRDEVEAAWKWIDPIQDAWESARQEAQGYTAGTWGPSASIALIERDGRTWHESN; from the coding sequence ATGACCAGCCAGATCATCCCCGTCGATCCTTTCGACTTCATCATCTTCGGCGGCACCGGCGACCTGTCGGAACGCAAGCTTCTGCCCTCGCTCTATTACCGTCAGCGCGACCACCAGTTTTGCGAGCCGACGCGCATCATCGGCACATCGCGCGCCAAAATGAGCGACGAGGAATTCCGGGCCTTCGCCAAGCAGGCGATATCGGATCATGTCAAGCCGGCCGATATCGACGCCAAGGAGCTGCAGACCTTTCTGGCGCGGCTTTCCTATGTGCCGGCGGATGCGACCACCGGCACCGGCTTCGACAAGCTGAGGAAGGCGATCGGCGACAGCGAGCGCATCCGCGCCTTCTATCTGGCGGTGGCGCCGGCGTTGTTCGGCGATATCTCGCACCAGCTCAAGGAGCACAAGCTGATCACGCCGAACTCGCGCATTGTGCTGGAGAAGCCGATCGGCCGCGACCTCGCCTCGGCGCGCGCGCTCAACGACGCCGTCGGTGACGATTTCCACGAAAACCAGATCTTCCGCATCGACCACTATCTCGGCAAGGAGACGGTGCAGAACCTGATGGCATTGCGCTTTGCCAACGCACTCTACGAGCCGTTGTGGAATTCCGCCCAGATCGACCATGTGCAGATCACCGTGGCCGAGACCGTCGGCCTTGAGGACCGCGTCACCTATTACGACAAGGCGGGCGCGCTGCGCGACATGGTGCAAAACCATATCCTGCAGCTGCTTTGCCTGGTTGCGATGGAAACGCCGTCGTCGATGGACGCGGACGCCGTGCGCGACGAGAAGCTGAAAGTGCTGAGGGCACTCAAGCGCATCAACGGCAACGAGGCGCCGAAGCACACTGTGCGCGGCCAGTATCGCGCCGGTGCGTCCTCGGGCGGGCCGGTGAAGGGCTATGTCGAGGAACTCGGCAAGGACAGCAACACCGAGACCTTCGTCGCCGTCAAGGCCGAGATCGGCAATTGGCGCTGGGCCGGCGTTCCCTTCTATCTTAGAACCGGCAAGCGGCTGGCGACCAGGGTTTCGGAAATCGTCATCGAGTTCAAGCCGATCCCCTATTCGATCTTTGGTGACAGCGCCGGACCGATCTTCGCCAACCAGCTGGTCATCCGGCTGCAGCCCGACGAAGGCGTCAAGCAGTTCATCATGATCAAGGATCCGGGACCCGGCGGCATGCGGCTGCGCCAGATCTCGCTCGACATGAGCTTTGCGCAATCCTTCGACGGGCGGGCGCCCGATGCCTATGAGCGGCTGATCATGGATGTGGTGCGTGGCAACCAGACGCTGTTCATGCGCCGCGACGAGGTCGAGGCGGCGTGGAAGTGGATAGACCCGATCCAGGATGCCTGGGAAAGCGCCAGGCAGGAGGCGCAAGGCTATACCGCCGGCACCTGGGGACCCTCGGCCTCGATTGCGCTGATCGAACGCGACGGACGGACATGGCACGAGAGCAATTGA
- a CDS encoding Mur ligase family protein gives MSARLRKIGEDLAWRLKVYQAKRVRARSKATFIGITGSSGKSTSASLLGHILAGHGSVHTQVLANTIKALIRTLYKRLKRAGPVDYVVFEAGAFAAGSIRPMAQLLKPHVAVVTMVRLEHLASFRTLEAVAKEKRALVDALQPGGLAVLNADDPHVLGMASGLACRAVTLVRRKPRTIVSVTYTPPIRSRYDFHSTGAAARWKFEHRFRASTSGCR, from the coding sequence ATGAGCGCCAGACTGCGGAAGATTGGCGAAGATCTGGCGTGGCGCCTGAAGGTCTATCAGGCAAAGCGCGTGCGGGCGCGAAGCAAGGCGACTTTCATCGGCATCACCGGCAGCTCCGGCAAGTCGACATCGGCGAGCCTGCTGGGACACATCCTGGCTGGTCACGGCAGCGTTCATACGCAAGTACTGGCCAACACGATCAAGGCGCTGATCCGCACCCTCTACAAGCGGTTGAAGCGCGCCGGCCCTGTCGACTACGTCGTCTTCGAGGCAGGCGCCTTTGCAGCCGGCTCCATCAGGCCGATGGCGCAGCTGCTGAAACCGCATGTGGCGGTGGTGACGATGGTCCGGCTGGAACACCTCGCCAGCTTCAGGACCCTGGAGGCCGTGGCGAAGGAGAAGCGTGCGCTGGTTGATGCGCTGCAGCCCGGCGGACTTGCGGTCCTCAATGCCGACGATCCGCACGTGCTCGGCATGGCATCCGGCCTGGCGTGTCGGGCCGTAACTTTGGTCAGGCGCAAACCGCGGACTATCGTGTCAGTGACATACACGCCTCCTATCCGCAGCCGCTACGATTTTCACTCCACTGGCGCGGCGGCGCGCTGGAAATTCGAGCATCGTTTCCGGGCGAGCACTTCTGGTTGCCGATAG
- the pgl gene encoding 6-phosphogluconolactonase, with protein sequence MAREQLSQPAYHWNGFADRDELAEAFAGQVAARLTNAVAERGTALLAVSGGTTPAKFFAALSSIPIAWDKVTVTLIDERFVPASSARSNAGLVAANLLKNEAAAARFVPLYHEAANIEDAAAADSEALTSLPWPLDVAVLGMGADGHTASFFPDADNLPALLDPAAQRIVLPVHAPSGGEPRLTLSMARIVAAGLVALHIEGEDKRIAFDSAMRPGAKKPIRMVLEAAPIPIEVFWAP encoded by the coding sequence ATGGCACGAGAGCAATTGAGCCAGCCCGCTTACCACTGGAACGGCTTCGCCGACCGCGATGAATTGGCGGAGGCCTTTGCCGGCCAGGTCGCGGCGCGCTTGACCAATGCCGTCGCCGAGCGCGGTACGGCGCTGCTTGCCGTGTCCGGCGGCACGACGCCGGCGAAGTTCTTCGCCGCGCTGTCGTCGATCCCGATCGCCTGGGACAAGGTCACGGTGACGCTGATCGACGAGCGTTTCGTTCCGGCCTCATCTGCGCGCTCCAACGCCGGGCTGGTGGCGGCCAATCTGCTCAAGAACGAGGCCGCGGCAGCGCGCTTCGTGCCGCTGTACCATGAGGCGGCAAACATCGAAGACGCGGCGGCTGCGGACAGCGAGGCGCTGACATCGCTGCCCTGGCCGCTCGACGTCGCCGTGCTCGGCATGGGCGCGGACGGCCACACCGCCTCGTTTTTTCCCGATGCCGACAATCTCCCGGCATTGCTCGATCCGGCCGCGCAAAGGATCGTGCTGCCGGTACACGCTCCGAGCGGCGGCGAGCCGCGGCTGACGCTGTCGATGGCGCGAATCGTTGCCGCGGGGTTGGTCGCGCTCCACATCGAAGGCGAGGACAAGCGCATTGCCTTCGATAGCGCGATGAGACCGGGTGCGAAAAAGCCCATTCGCATGGTGCTCGAAGCGGCGCCGATACCAATAGAGGTGTTCTGGGCACCCTGA
- a CDS encoding helix-turn-helix domain-containing protein produces MSNETFASVWDAVEDTPAEAENMKLRSTLMMALERHIRAKGWTQAEAARRLGVTQPRVSDLLRGKINLFALDTLVNMAVAAGLHVEVRVSEAA; encoded by the coding sequence ATGAGCAATGAAACTTTTGCAAGTGTGTGGGACGCCGTCGAAGACACTCCCGCCGAAGCAGAGAACATGAAGCTCCGCTCCACGCTCATGATGGCGCTGGAGCGGCATATTCGAGCAAAGGGCTGGACACAGGCCGAAGCCGCGCGCCGGCTTGGCGTGACGCAACCGCGCGTGTCCGATCTCCTGCGCGGGAAGATCAACCTGTTCGCCCTCGACACCCTCGTCAATATGGCGGTCGCGGCCGGGCTTCATGTCGAAGTGCGCGTCTCGGAAGCGGCCTAG
- a CDS encoding glutamine synthetase family protein, with the protein MMPPEKREVRPSNRGGRVRTPAFLKNQRGVKNWKEASAWLEWRGIEDIECITPDQAGVARGKMMPSKKFTSNTSLALPSAVFMTTISGGYPEDGNGFHYPEDDGDLKLLPDLSTLTVVPWEEDPTAAVICDLVHQDGRSVEFTPRNVLRRVLAAYDDRGLRPVVAPEIEFYLVRKNPDPDYPLTPPVGRSGRPIGGGAGYSIAGVNEFDELIDDIYHFSERQGLEIDTLIHEEGAGQLEINLRHGNAIELADQVFMFKRTIREAALKHEIYATFMAKPIQGQPGSAMHIHQSIIDKKTGRNIFSAEDGSETDAFFHFIGGMQKHVPNALVMFAPYVNSYRRLTQQASAPVNNKWGYDNRTTAFRVPRSDPAARRVENRIPSSDANPYLALAASLACGLIGMTSKIKAEPPVLTTANADEIDLPRSLLEAVDLFEADKELGAILGKSFAATFAAIKRAEFETFMEVISPWEREYLLLNV; encoded by the coding sequence ATGATGCCGCCTGAAAAAAGGGAAGTCCGTCCGTCAAACCGGGGGGGACGCGTCCGCACGCCTGCCTTCTTGAAAAACCAACGCGGTGTGAAGAACTGGAAGGAAGCCAGCGCCTGGCTGGAATGGCGCGGCATCGAAGATATCGAGTGCATCACGCCGGACCAGGCGGGCGTGGCCCGCGGCAAGATGATGCCGTCGAAGAAATTCACCTCCAACACCTCTCTAGCGCTGCCCTCGGCCGTGTTCATGACGACGATCTCCGGCGGCTATCCCGAGGACGGCAACGGCTTCCATTATCCGGAAGATGACGGCGACCTGAAGCTGTTGCCCGACCTTTCGACGCTGACCGTCGTGCCCTGGGAAGAGGACCCGACGGCGGCGGTGATTTGCGACCTCGTCCACCAGGATGGCCGCTCGGTCGAATTCACGCCGCGCAACGTGCTGAGGCGCGTGCTTGCCGCCTATGACGATCGCGGCCTGCGGCCCGTGGTGGCGCCCGAGATCGAATTCTACCTGGTGCGCAAGAACCCCGATCCGGACTATCCGCTGACGCCGCCGGTCGGGCGCTCGGGACGGCCGATCGGCGGCGGCGCCGGCTATTCGATCGCCGGCGTCAACGAATTCGACGAGCTGATCGACGACATCTATCATTTCTCCGAGCGGCAGGGCCTGGAGATCGACACGCTGATCCATGAGGAAGGCGCCGGCCAGCTCGAGATCAACCTGCGCCACGGCAACGCGATCGAGCTCGCCGACCAGGTGTTCATGTTCAAGCGCACCATCCGCGAAGCCGCGCTGAAGCATGAGATCTACGCCACCTTCATGGCCAAGCCGATCCAGGGACAGCCAGGCTCGGCCATGCACATTCACCAGTCGATCATCGACAAGAAGACCGGCCGGAACATCTTTTCGGCCGAGGACGGCTCGGAGACCGACGCATTCTTCCATTTCATCGGCGGCATGCAGAAACATGTGCCGAACGCGCTGGTGATGTTTGCGCCCTATGTCAATTCCTATCGCCGGCTGACGCAGCAGGCCTCGGCGCCGGTCAACAACAAATGGGGCTACGACAACCGTACCACGGCATTTCGGGTGCCGCGATCCGATCCGGCAGCGCGGCGCGTCGAAAACCGTATCCCGTCCTCCGACGCCAATCCCTATCTGGCGCTGGCCGCGTCACTCGCTTGCGGACTGATCGGCATGACCAGCAAGATCAAGGCCGAGCCGCCGGTGCTGACCACGGCCAACGCCGACGAGATAGACCTGCCGCGCAGCCTGCTCGAAGCCGTCGATCTGTTCGAGGCCGACAAGGAGCTCGGCGCCATCCTCGGAAAATCCTTCGCCGCCACCTTCGCGGCGATCAAGCGGGCGGAGTTCGAGACCTTCATGGAAGTGATCAGCCCGTGGGAGCGGGAGTATTTGTTGCTGAATGTGTGA
- a CDS encoding HAD family hydrolase has protein sequence MPALTTIGFDADDTLWQNEQFYRTTEQRFVSMLAEHREASQVSANLLEAAKRNLGIYGFGIKSFTLSMIETAIEVTEGRVAASTIAEILAAGRDMLSHPIEPLPHARETVEKLAGSYRVVLITKGDLLDQERKLAQSGMGELFDAVEIVSDKNAATYARIFSRHGDGPQKSMMVGNSLRSDVVPAIEAGGWGIYVPHELTWAAEHAEAPVAAPCFRQIADLGELPALVESIVAAG, from the coding sequence ATGCCCGCTCTTACCACGATCGGCTTCGACGCCGACGACACGCTGTGGCAGAACGAGCAGTTCTACCGCACGACCGAACAGCGCTTTGTCTCGATGCTTGCCGAGCATCGCGAGGCAAGCCAGGTTTCGGCAAACCTGCTTGAAGCCGCAAAGCGCAATCTGGGCATCTATGGCTTCGGCATAAAGAGCTTCACGCTGTCGATGATAGAGACGGCGATCGAGGTCACCGAGGGCCGTGTTGCAGCCTCGACCATCGCCGAGATCCTGGCCGCCGGCCGCGATATGCTCAGCCATCCGATCGAGCCGCTGCCGCACGCGCGCGAGACTGTTGAAAAGCTGGCGGGCTCCTATCGTGTGGTGCTGATCACCAAGGGCGACCTTCTCGATCAGGAACGCAAGCTGGCGCAGTCGGGAATGGGCGAGCTTTTCGATGCCGTCGAGATCGTCAGCGACAAGAACGCGGCCACCTATGCCCGCATCTTCAGCCGCCATGGCGACGGGCCGCAAAAGAGCATGATGGTCGGCAACTCGCTTAGGTCTGACGTGGTTCCGGCCATCGAGGCCGGTGGCTGGGGCATCTATGTGCCGCACGAATTGACCTGGGCGGCCGAGCATGCCGAAGCGCCGGTAGCAGCGCCGTGCTTCCGCCAGATTGCGGATCTTGGCGAGCTGCCGGCGCTGGTCGAAAGCATCGTGGCCGCTGGCTGA